The following coding sequences are from one Xiphophorus couchianus chromosome 22, X_couchianus-1.0, whole genome shotgun sequence window:
- the gnrh3 gene encoding gonadotropin-releasing hormone 3, translated as MKASSRVMVQVLLLALLAQVTLCQHWSYGWLPGGKRSVGELEATIRMMGTGGVVSLPEEASAQTQERLRPYNINDGSSHFDRNKRFLNK; from the exons ATGAAGGCAAGCAGCAGAGTTATGGTGCAGGTGCTGTTGTTGGCATTGCTGGCTCAGGTCACTCTGTGCCAGCACTGGTCCTATGGATGGCTACCAGGTGGAAAGAGAAGCGTGGGAGAGCTCGAGGCAACCATCAGG ATGATGGGCACGGGAGGAGTGGTGTCGCTTCCTGAAGAGGCGAGTGCCCAAACCCAGGAGAGGCTTAGGCCGTACAAT ATTAATGATGGCTCCAGCCattttgacagaaacaaaaggtTCCTGAATAAATAA
- the LOC114138424 gene encoding receptor-type tyrosine-protein phosphatase epsilon-like produces the protein MVLFLIGSSITVNNSSHDNQTAENPTHHGDHVLPSTLIISLLLIIVVLLTIYCLRFKNHRKALVTSVDKKIPNGFLEEQGEQTVVLLPRSPSPSKRYFPIPLDSLEEEYRIRSADDGKLFREEFNSLPCYYHHGSFEEASREHNREKNRYPNILPYDHSRVILSQLDGHLCSDYINASYIDGYKEKNKFIAAQGPKPETLADFWRMIWEQKTTTIVMLTNLKERKEEKCCQYWPEKGCWMYGNIRVATEDVIVLVDYTIRKFCVQYQGTDGVRAPRLVTQLHFTSWPDFGVPFTPIGMLKFLKKVKAVNPSYAGPIVVHCSAGVGRTGTFIVIDSMIDMMHMEQRVDVFGFVSRIREQRCQLIQTDMQYSFIYQALLEYYLYGDTELDVCSLEGHLQRLHNTRAPHDRLGLEEEFRKLTNVRIMKENMRTGNLPANMRKNRVLQIIPYDFNRVILSVKRGQEFTDYINASFIDGYRQKDYFIATQGPLSHTVEDFWRMVWEWRCHSIVMLTELKEREQEKCFQYWPSEGSITFGDYTVELKLETQCETFTRRDMVLSNKPEKQLQHVRHFHFHGWPEIGIPVEGRGMIDIIAAVQRQQQQSGNRPIVVHCSAGAGRTGTFIALSNILERVKAEGLLDVFQTVKSLRMQRPHMVQTVEQYDFCYRVVQDFIDIFSDYANFK, from the exons aAAACCCCACCCACCACGGTGATCACGTCCTGCCCTCGACGCTGATCATATCCCTGCTTCTTATCATTGTTGTCCTGCTGACAATCTACTGCCTGAG GTTTAAAAACCACAGGAAAGCCCTGGTCACATCCGTGGATAAGAAGATTCCAAATGGCTTCTTGGAGGAACAAG GAGAGCAGACAGTGGTCCTCCTCCCAAGATCTCCCTCGCCGTCCAAGAGATACTTCCCGATCCCTCTGGACTCGCTGGAGGAGGAGTACCGGATACGCTCCGCAGATGACGGAAAACTCTTCAGAGAGGAGTTCAAT TCACTGCCATGTTACTACCACCATGGGTCCTTTGAGGAGGCGAGCAGAGAGcacaacagagagaaaaacagatacCCAAACATTTTACCAT ATGATCATTCCAGGGTGATACTCAGTCAGCTCGATGGACATCTGTGCTCAGACTACATCAATGCCTCTTACATAGAT GGATATAAAGAGAAGAACAAATTCATCGCAGCTCAAG GTCCCAAGCCCGAGACACTGGCTGATTTCTGGCGAATGATTTGGGAGCAAAAAACCACAACGATAGTGATGCTGacaaatttgaaagaaagaaaggag GAGAAATGTTGCCAGTACTGGCCGGAGAAAGGATGCTGGATGTACGGAAATATCCGCGTGGCGACTGAAGACGTCATTGTGCTGGTGGACTACACCATCAGAAAGTTCTGTGTTCAATAT CAGGGCACCGATGGCGTTCGAGCTCCTCGGTTGGTCACCCAGCTCCACTTCACCAGCTGGCCAGACTTCGGGGTGCCGTTCACACCAATCGGAATGCTAAAATTCCTGAAGAAGGTCAAGGCTGTCAATCCGTCATATGCTGGGCCTATTGTTGTCCACTGCAG CGCCGGAGTCGGGAGGACGGGGACGTTCATTGTCATTGACAGCATGATCGACATGATGCACATGGAGCAGCGAGTGGACGTCTTCGGCTTTGTGAGCAGAATACGAGAGCAGCGCTGTCAACTCATCCAGACAGAC ATGCAGTACTCCTTTATCTACCAGGCTCTGTTGGAGTACTATCTGTACGGAGACACTGAGCTAGATGTATGCTCTCTGGAGGGCCATCTGCAAAGGCTTCACAACACTAGGGCCCCCCACGACAGGCTGGGCCTGGAGGAGGAATTCAGG AAGCTGACCAACGTTCGCATTATGAAGGAGAACATGAGAACCGGGAACCTTCCAGCCAACATGAGGAAGAACCGTGTGCTTCAGATCATCCCGT ATGATTTCAACCGAGTAATACTCTCAGTGAAAAGAGGACAGGAGTTCACCGACTACATCAATGCCTCCTTTATTGAT GGCTACAGGCAGAAGGACTATTTTATCGCAACCCAGGGCCCCCTGTCTCACACTGTGGAGGACTTCTGGAGGATGGTGTGGGAGTGGAGGTGTCACTCAATCGTTATGCTCACCGAACTCAAAGAAAGAGAGCAG gaaAAGTGTTTCCAGTATTGGCCATCAGAGGGCAGTATAACATTTGGAGACTACACAGTGGAGCTGAAACTGGAAACACAGTGTGAAACCTTCACACGCAGAGATATGGTTCTCTCCAACAAGCCA GAAAAACAGTTGCAACATGTCCGACACTTCCACTTCCACGGATGGCCCGAGATTGGAATACCAGTAGAGGGAAGGGGGATGATTGACATTATTGCTGCTgtgcagaggcagcagcagcagtctggAAACCGTCCCATAGTTGTACACTGCAG CGCCGGCGCGGGACGGACTGGCACCTTTATTGCACTCAGCAACATTCTGGAGAGAGTAAAAGCCGAAGGCCTCCTAGATGTATTTCAGACAGTCAAGAGTTTACGGATGCAAAGACCACACATGGTTCAGACTGTG GAGCAATATGACTTCTGCTACAGAGTGGTCCAGGATTTTATCGACATTTTCTCAGACTATGCCAATTTTAAATAG